Within Epilithonimonas zeae, the genomic segment CAGAGTGTACACAGCGCCTTCTGTAAATGAAGTGATTCCTAACGGTAGAACTCAGATTTCCGGAAACTTTACTCAGGAAGAAGCTAAAGATTTGGTAGACGTTCTTGGTGCTGGAAAATTGCCTGCAGGTGCAAAAATTGTACAGGCAGACGTTGTAGGTCCATCTCTTGGCGCGGAGTCTATCAATGATGGTATTATGTCATTCCTTATTGCATTTGCTATTATCATTGTTTACATCATTTTCTATTACGGTGGAGCAGGTGTGTATGCAGTTATTGCAATGACCATTAACTTGTTCTACATCTTCGGAATTATGGATTCTGTGGATGCTACTCTTACACTTCCTGGTATTGCGGGTATCGTATTATCTATGGCGATGGCGGTAGATGCGAACGTAATTATCTATGAAAGAACCAAAGAAGAATTGTTCCTTGGAAAAGGAATTATGGAGGCTTATAAAGATGGTTTCAAACATGCGATTTCTGCGATTATTGATGGTCACGCAACGACTTTCATTACAGCATTGATTCTTTATATCTTCGGAACTGGACCGATTAAAGGTTTTGCAGTAACGTTGATGATTGGATTGGTAATGACATTGTTTACTTCGGTATTGTTATCGAGAGTGATGATTTTCAGCAGACTGGAAAAAGGAAAAACGCTTTCTGTTTGGACTGCACCTACCAAAAATCTTTTCAGAAATACTTGGTTAGATTTTATCGGAAAAAGAAAATGGTCTTACATCGTATCAGGTATATTAATGGTAATCGCCATTGCATCTATTGCAATCAACGGTTTCAAATATGGTATTGATTTCACAGGTGGACGTAACTTTGTAGTGAGATTCGAAAAACCGGTTGATGCAGAAAAAATTGAAGCTAGTATCGGCAAATTGATGGTAACTGCGGATGGTCAGAATAATATCGTAGAAGCTAAAACATTTGGTAACTCTTCTCAATTGAAAATCACAACCGATTATTTAATTGATGATGAGTCATTAACAGCTGACCAGACTGTAGAACAAAAAATATACGAAGGATTGAAGTCTGAATTACCAGCAGGTATGACTTTAGCAGAATTTAAGTCTGCAGATAAAGGTCACGCTGGTATTGTTTCTTCAACCAAAGTTGGACCTACAGTGGCGGATGATATCAAAACACACGGTATGTTGGCAGTAGCTGCATCATTGCTTGGTATCTTCATCTATATCTTGGTAAGATTTGACAAATGGCAGTTCTCTCTTGGAGCGGTTGCTGGTCTATTCCACGATACGGTGGTGATCTTAGGTGTTTACTCATTGTTCTACAAAGTGATGCCTTTCAATATGGAAATCAATCAGGATTTCATTGCAGCGATTTTGACGGTAATTGGTTACTCAATTAATGATACCGTAATTATCTTTGACAGAATTAGAGAATATCTTCGTGAGAAAAAAGCATTGACTTTGGCTGGATTGTTTGATGATTCAATTTCTAGTACAATCGGTCGAACGTTCAACACGTCTTTCACTACGATCTTGGTAATCTTGGCGATTTTCATCTTCGGTGGAGATAACCTAAGAGGATTTATGTTCTGTCTATTGATTGGTATTGGATTTGGTACTTATTCATCCATCTTCATTGCATCGGCCACGGCTTATGACTTCCTAAAAGGAAAGAAGAAAGAAGATAAAGTAACAGGGAAATCTTCCATCAGCAATGCTGAAATAGTGAATTAATTTTCTTAAAATATATAATGAAAAGCTCTCAATCACTTGAGAGCTTTTTTTGTGCTTTCACTCAAACTTTAAATATATTTTAAAAAAGCATTTTTGTCATTCTGAAGGAATCTATGCAAAGTGAATCAACGCAATGAATTATCTGCTATGTCTAGATTCCTCTGGAATGACAAACTAAGTGTTCTACCAATAGAAATCAAAAAATCCTGCAGCCCAAAGCTCTACATGATAAAAATTGAACCAACTCATTTGTATAATATTGAATTGGAATTATTGCTTTGTAAGTGTCCAGGTGCCTTGTTGGTCTTTATCTTTCCAAGTACCCTTTTTGTCTTTTAAGTTACCATATAATGTAAAACTCAATGTGTCGGACATCACAGGTTGTAATGTGCCATCGTCATAGACATAGCTGGCCAGATCTACTTCTGTACGACCTAAAGAGCCAGTGATATTACCACTTTTAGAAACTTCAATGGTCAATGTTCCTACTTGAGCGCCGTTGTAAGTCCCTACCCATTTTCCCATAAAGGGTGAGGTATGGTTTTCTTCTTCTTTCTGTTTCCAATAATTGTCTGAGATTTGGTCGCAGGATGTGATGGCGAAAAATAAGGCTAAAATTAGCATGATTTTGATTTTCATTGGTGGTTAAGTATTTTTAAAGAAACAAATTAAAGATATAGTATTTTTTTGTTCCAATATGAGTCCATATTTATTTTTTTCTCTTCTGGTATTGAGTATATCGAAAAATATCTTTTGCAAGTCCTTTTGATAGATTGTCTGCCCAAATTATAATGTTATTACCATACATTGAAGGAACAATCGCTTCATTATTTAGCTATTGATTTATGTAATTAGACTTAAAATTATCAGATATTTAATTTAAATTTTTTTTCTAAAAATAGCAATTCTAAGATTTTTAAATAGAATTGTAATTTCAAAAAAATATTATCTTCGCAGACATGAAAACAAACCAAAAATCAGCAGCTATAGGATTTATATTTATCACTTTGTTGATCGATATTACAGGTTGGGGGATTATCATTCCCGTGGTACCGAAACTGATAGAAGAACTGATCCACGCAGACATCAGTGAGGCTGCCAAATATGGTGGTTGGTTGAGTTTTGCTTATGCTTTCATACAATTCGTTTTTTCGCCTTTGGTTGGTAATCTGAGTGATAAATACGGTAGAAGACCAGTGATTTTGTTGTCGCTTTTTGGGTTTTCTATAGACTATATTTTTCTGGCGTTGGCGCCAAGTATCTGGTGGCTTTTCGTAGGTAGAATCATTGCCGGAATCACCGGAGCGAGTGTCACGACTGCGAGTGCCTACATTGCCGATATCTCTACAGATGAAGATCGTGCGAAGAATTTTGGATTGATTGGGGCAGCTTTTGGCTTAGGCTTTATCATCGGTCCTGTATTAGGTGGTGTTTTGGGACATTATGGAGCGAGAGTTCCGTTCTATGCAGCAGCGGTTTTGTGTATGATCAATTTTATTTACGGTTATTTTATCCTGCCGGAAAGTCTTAGCAAGGAAAACCGAAGAGAGTTCAGTTGGAAAAGAGCGAACCCGATCGGGTCTTTCAAATTCCTAAGAAAACACCCTGAAATCTCAGCGCTCACCACTGCTTTGATTTTGATTTATATTGGCGGACACGCCGTACAAAGTAACTGGAGTTTCTACACGATGTACAGATTTAGCTGGGATGAAAGAATGGTAGGAATTTCGCTGGGTGTTGTTGGTCTTTTGGTTGGATTGGTGCAAGGTGTTCTGATCCGATGGATCAATCCTAAAATAGGTGATCAGAAAAGTATCTTTTATGGACTGATGCTGTATGCTGCGGGAATGCTGCTTTACGCTTTTGCAACAGAAGGTTGGATGATGTTGGTTTTCACAATTCCTTATTGTTTAGGTGGGATTTGTGGTCCTGCGTTGCAGTCCATCATTACCAAGAATATTCCGTCCAACGAGCAGGGCGAACTACAAGGTGCGTTAACGAGTCTAATGAGTGCAACTTCTATCATCGGTCCGCCCTTGATGACGAATCTATTTTATTATTTCACACACAAAGATGCACCGTTTTTGTTTCCGGGAGCGCCATTTTTCTTGGCATTCTTGCTATTTGCAGTAAGTATTTATTTTGTTTATATAAGCTTTAAAAAGGACAAAATTTAGTTACTAATAAAACCACATAGACACATAGGGATTTTTAAACTTAGTTTTTATCTTAAACACAAAACTATGTGTCTATGTGGTTCAGAATTTTCCAGAATAATTAAAATAATCCGCTGAATCTGTCAGATTGGCAAGGGTGTTAATCTAAGATTTCGGAACGTAAGTATAAACGTTGTAAGGGATAATTTTTTCTGCTGTTTTTTTAGCAATCAAACTTCCTAAAAGAATCGGGAAGAATAATTCGTAACCGTTGGGAACCAAACAGCAAGTGAGAATCAAGGCGGTGAAAGGTGCGTAAATAGCTGCTGATAGAGTAGCAGCAATACCAATCAGAACGAAATTAATATAAATCAAAGAGGTTCCAAAAAAGTTGTTGCAAACAATTGCAAATGCCAAACCCAAATAAGCACCCGCCACAATGCTTGGTGCAAAAACACCACCGTCTCCGCCTGCTCCCAGTGTTAATGATGAAGCTAATGGTTTCAACAATACCAAAGCTAAAATTAAAAGTACAGAATAACTTTGGGGATGAGAAATCAATTCATTCAACGAATGATAACTGTCGCCGTAAAGGAAAGGAAAAAGGCAAATCAAAATCCCAACTGATAGAGTACCAAGATTCACTTTTATAAAATTGTTATGGATTCCGGAGAAAA encodes:
- the secD gene encoding protein translocase subunit SecD; translated protein: MQGKGLVTLVAIVLGLICLNELLPSFYANKIEKEARAVAGENQLKYQAELDRLSKDTLNLGFTKLDYASARQKEMKLGLDLKGGINVLLEINQRDLVNDLSNYSTNATLIEALNRTDKAQKNSSKQYIEDFFTQFEAVNKEKGTNLKLADPEIFGNTNLSEIKFNTPDEQVKNIVRKKIDASVGTAYEVLRTRIDKMGVTQPNVQRVPGTGRILVEMPGIKDIERVKKMLATSAKLQFWEVQLMQEVVPYFSQLDQLVKAKGDSIGVAKTTNLMNLIQLNSTPGNAVANVKLSDTAVVNKLLNSDAAIKARPINLKYTQFMWGYKPENNTSNSLVLYAIRGNITQKAPVDGAVESANINYDQLGRIVVDMQMDSQGARDWKTMTEKNKGKVVAVTLDNRVYTAPSVNEVIPNGRTQISGNFTQEEAKDLVDVLGAGKLPAGAKIVQADVVGPSLGAESINDGIMSFLIAFAIIIVYIIFYYGGAGVYAVIAMTINLFYIFGIMDSVDATLTLPGIAGIVLSMAMAVDANVIIYERTKEELFLGKGIMEAYKDGFKHAISAIIDGHATTFITALILYIFGTGPIKGFAVTLMIGLVMTLFTSVLLSRVMIFSRLEKGKTLSVWTAPTKNLFRNTWLDFIGKRKWSYIVSGILMVIAIASIAINGFKYGIDFTGGRNFVVRFEKPVDAEKIEASIGKLMVTADGQNNIVEAKTFGNSSQLKITTDYLIDDESLTADQTVEQKIYEGLKSELPAGMTLAEFKSADKGHAGIVSSTKVGPTVADDIKTHGMLAVAASLLGIFIYILVRFDKWQFSLGAVAGLFHDTVVILGVYSLFYKVMPFNMEINQDFIAAILTVIGYSINDTVIIFDRIREYLREKKALTLAGLFDDSISSTIGRTFNTSFTTILVILAIFIFGGDNLRGFMFCLLIGIGFGTYSSIFIASATAYDFLKGKKKEDKVTGKSSISNAEIVN
- a CDS encoding TCR/Tet family MFS transporter, which gives rise to MKTNQKSAAIGFIFITLLIDITGWGIIIPVVPKLIEELIHADISEAAKYGGWLSFAYAFIQFVFSPLVGNLSDKYGRRPVILLSLFGFSIDYIFLALAPSIWWLFVGRIIAGITGASVTTASAYIADISTDEDRAKNFGLIGAAFGLGFIIGPVLGGVLGHYGARVPFYAAAVLCMINFIYGYFILPESLSKENRREFSWKRANPIGSFKFLRKHPEISALTTALILIYIGGHAVQSNWSFYTMYRFSWDERMVGISLGVVGLLVGLVQGVLIRWINPKIGDQKSIFYGLMLYAAGMLLYAFATEGWMMLVFTIPYCLGGICGPALQSIITKNIPSNEQGELQGALTSLMSATSIIGPPLMTNLFYYFTHKDAPFLFPGAPFFLAFLLFAVSIYFVYISFKKDKI